A genome region from Prinia subflava isolate CZ2003 ecotype Zambia chromosome 12, Cam_Psub_1.2, whole genome shotgun sequence includes the following:
- the LOC134556745 gene encoding germ cell-specific gene 1-like protein: MPASMPEADGRHRASAAFSLSFLSLVFSITAFSSSYWCEGTRKVAKPFCKGDSKGDLCIRFNSPEGNSSQAVQYIWETGDDKFVEKKFHAGIWYSCEEMINEEGEKCRSFISLTPASDRGVLWLSIVAELLYVVLLLTGNILMSVEICYYSSVIDGLKINAFSAVVTVLAGLLGMVAHMMYTTVFQMTVNLGPEDWRPHTWDYGWSYGLAWTSFACCMAAAVTTINKYTKTILEFKHKRRKLERSFRIQYKFPEHTAPEKVCNVYVNSFQNTADDPAHALRSLRHLATISVL; the protein is encoded by the exons ATGCCAGCCTCCATGCCAGAGGCAGACGGGCGGCACAGAGCCTCAGCAGCGTTTTCCCTGAGTTTCCTCTCTTTGGTCTTCTCCATCACGGCGTTCAGCAGCAGCTACTGGTGCGAGGGCACCAGGAAAGTGGCCAAACCCTTCTGCAAAGGGGACAGCAAAGGGGACCTGTGCATCCGCTTCAACAGCCCCGAGGGCaacagcagccaggctgtgcagtaCATCTGGGAGACCGGGGATGACAAGTTCGTGGAGAAAAAGTTTCACGCTGGCATCTGGTACTCCTGTGAAGAAATGATAAATGAGGAAG gtgagAAATGTAGAAGCTTTATCAGTCTGACTCCGGCTTCTGATCGAG GGGTTTTGTGGTTGTCTATTGTAGCTGAGCTTCTCTACGTGGTTTTGCTCCTGACTGGGAACATCCTCATGTCAGTAGAAATCTGCTACTACAGCTCTGTCATCGATGGGCTGAAGATCAATGCCTTCTCTGCAGTGGTCACCGTGCTGGCAG GTCTTCTGGGCATGGTTGCTCACATGATGTACACCACTGTATTTCAGATGACTGTAAATCTTGGTCCTGAAGACTGGAGACCTCACACATGGGATTATGGCTGGTCCTATGG CCTTGCATGGACTTCCTTCGCTTGCTGTATGGCTGCAGCTGTCACCACCATCAACAAATACACAAAAACCATCTTGGAATTCAAGCACAAGAGGAGAAAACTGGAAAGGAGCTTCAGGATTCAATACAAGTTTCCTGAGCACACGGCTCCAGAGAAAGTTTGCAACGTGTACGTGAACTCCTTCCAGAACACGGCGGACGACCCCGCGCACGCGCTGAGGAGCCTGCGCCACCTGGCCACCATTTCAGTCCTGTGA
- the DHRS7C gene encoding dehydrogenase/reductase SDR family member 7C, with the protein MGILSVLALPLLLLGISGIIYIYQSVRWLLSKSAVQNKVVVITDAISGLGKECSRVFHAGGARLVLCGRTWEKLEALYDALISVTDPSTTYAPKLILLDITDISCIRDVAKEILNCYGCVDILINNASMKVKGAVQSISLELDKKIMDANYFGPITLTKAILPNMISRRTGQIVLINSIQGKIGIPFRAAYAASKHAAVGFFDCLRAEMEEFDISVSTVSPTFICSYHRQPAPGNWEASIWKFFFRKVSYGVHPVEVAEEVLATVSRKKQEVLMANPIPRAAVYIRTFFPELFFAIVASGIREKLKTEEEN; encoded by the exons ATGGGTATCCTTTCTGTACTTGCTCTACCATTGCTTCTCTTAGGGATCAGTggaattatttatatttaccaGTCAGTCAGGTGGCTGCTGTCCAAGTCAGCGGTGCAGAACAAGGTAGTGGTGATCACGGATGCCATCTCTGGACTAGGCAAGG AATGTTCTCGTGTGTTTCATGCAGGAGGAGCAAGGCTTGTGTTGTGTGGCAGGACATGGGAAAAGTTGGAAGCTTTGTATGATGCCTTAATTAGTGTGACAGACCCCAGCACG ACATATGCACCAAAGCTGATACTTCTGGACATCACAGACATCAGCTGCATTCGAGATGTAGCCAAGGAAATCCTGAACTGCTATGGCTGTGTGGATATCCTGATCAACAATGCCAGTATGAAGGTGAagggagcagtgcagagcaTTTCACTGGAACTTGATAAAAAGATAATGGATGCCAACTATTTTGGACCTATAACATTAACCaaag CCATTCTTCCTAACATGATCTCAAGAAGAACTGGCCAAATTGTTCTCATTAATAGCATCCAAGGGAAAATAGGAATTCCATTTCGTGCAGCTT ATGCTGCTTCCAAACATGCTGCTGTAGGCTTCTTTGATTGTCTTAGAGCTGAAATGGAAGAATTTGATATTTCTGTCAGCACTGTGAGTCCAACCTTCATCTGCTCATACCATCGCCAGCCAGCACCAGGCAACTGGGAGGCATCTATTTGGAAAT TCTTTTTCAGGAAGGTGTCCTACGGTGTGCACCCTGTGGAGGTGGCAGAGGAGGTCCTGGCCACAGTGAGCAGGAAGAAGCAGGAGGTGCTCATGGCCAACcccatccccagagcagcagtgtaCATCAGGACATTCTTCCCCGAGCTGTTTTTTGCCATTGTTGCCTCAGGGATTAGGGAAAAGCTGaagacagaagaggaaaattga
- the BLOC1S3 gene encoding biogenesis of lysosome-related organelles complex 1 subunit 3, whose protein sequence is MLSAALPGGHVGSASCDPRRRGQEVMAAPRVVPGEASESDSEPELLVATTAETPGAGLKVPGEASETEEEEEEEPRPKTPPVLAEEPAAVWGAGPSLLQQRLLEGTGRLRGAVGSALRQSYGSAARSLGGLGGALGRAQVTAAAAAHCLRLARRDLRAVADTIDIVTACHLLPDIRGQL, encoded by the exons ATGCTGAGCGCGGCACTTCCGGGCGGTCACGTGGGCAGCGCGTCATGTGACCCGCGGCGCCGCGGGCAGGAG GTCATGGCCGCCCCCCGGGTGGTGCCGGGCGAAGCCTCCGAGAGCGACTcggagccagagctgctggtggcGACAACAGCGGAGACCCCCGGAGCAGGGCTGAAGGTGCCGGGCGAAGCCTCCGAGAccgaagaggaggaggaggaggagccgaGGCCGAAGACGCCGCCGGTGCTGGCGGAGGAGCCGGCGGCCGTTTGGGGGGCCGGCCCCTCGCTGCTGCAGCAGCGGCTGCTGGAGGGGACGGGGCGGCTGCGGGGGGCGGTGGGCAGCGCCCTTCGGCAGAGCTACGGCAGCGCCGCCCGGAGCCTGGGCGGGCTGGGGGGAGCCCTGGGCCGGGCGCAGGTGaccgccgccgctgccgcccaCTGCCTGCGCCTGGCCCGCCGCGATCTGCGCGCCGTGGCCGACACCATCGACATCGTCACAgcctgccacctcctgcccgACATCCGCGGGCAGCTCTGA
- the CCDC61 gene encoding centrosomal protein CCDC61, whose translation MRQGRSRAPRSMGEPRYLQAECTFRPGAHTVRVTVARSTLRVEVEAHGTADLWRGEFDAAFIEDLTRKTGNFKQFGIFCSMLESALTQSSDSVSLELLTYTDLETLHSRKVGAVTRPPPSTSSPLNSKRYLILVYSVEFDRIHYPLPLPYAGRPDLVALVRELQEQLAQLRARRLEETQRLRDALWQALEEKRAAEARHQREYRQLAAELTQAKSSEQRLQLRVKNLTAELASYRRGRQKSASPAPCPQEQRSASLESHRSSRGRPSPKSLSPAGSRQPRFDPTAYVRARQRRQKEAELRNQRHGVASGSTSPARSHRRSSSAESSRSWRLGGSPGSKASERPEPVPCRDRRVTRTRRPLSTSSFNGPSMVPRPAASHKLPVCRTGGKRSGKENRSKEPSAELAEIDARLQALQEYMDSLNTCM comes from the exons AGCCCCTCGCTCCATGGGGGAGCCGCGTTACCTGCAGGCCGAGTGCACCTTCCGGCCCGGGGCGCACACGGTGCGGGTGACCGTGGCCCGCTCCACGCTGCGGGTGGAGGTGGAGGCTCACGGCACCGCCGACCTGTGGAGGGGCGAGTTCGATGCCGCCT TCATCGAGGACCTGACGCGCAAAACGGGGAATTTCAAGCAGTTTGGCATTTTCTGCAGCATGCTGGAGTCGGCTCTGACGCAG AGTAGTGACTCTGTCAGCCTGGAGCTCCTCACCTACACCGACCTGGAGACCCTGCACAGCCGCAAAGTGGGGGCAGTCACCCGGCCTCCCCCTTCCACCTCATCCCCCCTCAACAGCAAGCGCTACCTCATCCTCGTCTACTCCGTGGAGTTCGACAG GATCCATTACCCGCTGCCACTGCCCTACGCGGGGCGGCCGGACCTCGTGGCCCTGGTgcgggagctgcaggagcagctggcacagctccgGGCCCGGCGCCTGGAGGAGACCCAACGCCTGCGGGACGC gctgtggcaggCGCTGGAGGAGAAGCGGGCAGCAGAGGCCCGGCACCAGCGCGAGTACCGGCAGCTGGCTGCAGag CTGACCCAGGCAAAGTCgtcagagcagaggctgcagctgcgGGTGAAGAACCTGACTGCTGAACTGGCCTCCTACAGGAGGGG CCGCCAGAAATCTGCCAGCCCGGCCCCATGCCCCCAGGAGCAACGCTCAGCGTCCCTGGagagccacaggagcagccGGGGCCGCCCCTCGCCGAAGTCCCTGTCACCTGCAG GCTCCCGTCAGCCACGCTTCGACCCCACTGCCTATGTCAGGGCCCGCCAGCGCCGGCAGAAGGAAGCTGAGCTCAGAAA CCAGCGGCATGGAGTGGCCtctggcagcaccagcccagcGAGGAGCCACAGGCGCAGCTCGTCTG ctgaaaGCTCCCGGAGCTGGCGCCTgggagggagccctggcagcaaaGCCAGTGAGCGCCCCGAGCCCGTGCCCTGCAG ggacaggagagtgACCCGTACACGGAGACCCCTGAGCACCTCATCCTTCAATGGTCCCTCTATG GTGCCTCGCCCAGCTGCCAGCCACAAGCTGCCAGTGTGCAGGACTGGTGGCAAGCGCTCTGGTAAAG AGAACCGCTCCAAGGAGCCCTCAGCTGAACTGGCGGAGATCGATGCCcggctgcaggctctgcaggagtACATGGACAGCCTGAACACCTGCATGTGA